Proteins from one Candidatus Desulfatibia profunda genomic window:
- a CDS encoding DUF4276 family protein, which translates to MKIGFIFECGPEGPDVQVCRHLVHKLDPSIEFVPSTLDNKKNLVEDCGAVAKALLDECEKVIVVWDLYPAWREKGMKPCRHEDRQAIFQSLRAENVDLDKIFLVCIREELEAWLLADNRAVTAMLQLLKQPHSVSRISKFSTPDSIRNPKKRLTRIFTQELGPRRRYVDYLHALLIAREIADFSRIRRSDSFKRFALKVAGMQL; encoded by the coding sequence ATGAAGATCGGTTTTATTTTCGAATGCGGCCCGGAAGGACCGGATGTTCAGGTCTGTCGCCATTTGGTTCACAAACTTGATCCGTCCATCGAATTTGTCCCCAGCACGCTCGATAACAAGAAAAACCTGGTTGAAGATTGCGGGGCCGTTGCTAAAGCCCTATTGGATGAGTGCGAAAAAGTTATCGTGGTATGGGATCTTTATCCGGCCTGGCGTGAAAAAGGCATGAAACCCTGCCGGCATGAGGACCGCCAGGCCATTTTCCAGTCTTTGCGAGCTGAAAATGTCGATCTGGATAAAATTTTTCTGGTGTGTATACGGGAGGAACTGGAGGCATGGCTGCTTGCGGATAACCGGGCAGTTACCGCCATGCTTCAACTGTTAAAGCAGCCTCACTCTGTCAGCCGAATTTCAAAGTTTTCAACTCCCGACAGCATCAGAAACCCCAAAAAAAGGCTAACCAGAATCTTCACTCAGGAACTCGGACCCCGTCGACGCTATGTGGATTACCTGCATGCACTTTTGATTGCCAGAGAAATTGCAGATTTTAGCAGAATCAGACGATCAGACTCTTTCAAAAGGTTCGCCCTAAAAGTAGCAGGAATGCAGTTGTAA
- a CDS encoding transposase, whose protein sequence is MSLLYLAPDHIHLYMESDGELAVEEIIHRIKRFSNNVILEKFPLIRDNLGGNAEIWDEAYFVETIG, encoded by the coding sequence GTGAGCCTGCTCTATCTGGCACCGGATCATATTCATTTATACATGGAGTCGGATGGGGAGCTTGCGGTAGAGGAAATCATCCACAGAATTAAACGATTTTCCAACAATGTTATCCTGGAAAAATTTCCCCTGATAAGAGATAATCTCGGTGGTAATGCCGAAATCTGGGATGAAGCGTATTTTGTAGAAACGATAGGGTGA
- a CDS encoding zeta toxin family protein → MNQDARPNLYIIGGPNGAGKTTFAKEFLPNYADCFEFINADLIASGLSPFKPERAAIKAGRLMLEKMNSLAESRVDFAIETTLSGKAYVHFLQDLNSKGYKIHLFFLWIRSIEIALERIAGRVRRGGHNIPENIVQRRFNKGIYNLFNIYKPLLDYWAVFDNSGDLPSMIVFEESGKLKIFDDKLFELIVQHTE, encoded by the coding sequence ATGAATCAAGACGCAAGACCAAATCTTTACATTATAGGCGGACCAAACGGGGCCGGTAAAACAACCTTTGCAAAAGAATTTTTGCCGAATTATGCAGATTGTTTTGAATTTATTAATGCGGATTTGATTGCCAGTGGTCTTTCACCCTTTAAACCTGAACGAGCGGCAATAAAGGCGGGCAGGCTCATGCTGGAAAAAATGAATTCACTGGCTGAAAGCCGGGTCGATTTTGCTATTGAAACCACGTTGTCGGGAAAAGCTTACGTGCATTTTTTACAAGATTTGAACTCTAAAGGGTATAAGATCCATCTGTTTTTTTTATGGATTCGCTCTATTGAGATTGCCCTTGAACGTATAGCTGGTCGGGTGAGAAGGGGCGGTCACAATATCCCGGAAAATATTGTACAGCGCCGTTTTAATAAAGGAATATACAATCTTTTTAATATTTATAAGCCCTTACTGGATTACTGGGCTGTTTTCGATAATTCTGGAGATTTGCCTTCAATGATTGTTTTTGAAGAATCAGGCAAGCTTAAAATTTTTGATGACAAATTGTTTGAACTGATTGTTCAACATACGGAGTAA